One Pelotomaculum isophthalicicum JI genomic region harbors:
- a CDS encoding initiation-control protein YabA, with amino-acid sequence MQSFFKIIKDMETKLHALLAEMQEIKQKAHELEEENAQLRKRLAAACRERGVVCAEQGEAEKTGEGFINLLELYDQGFHVCNLNFGGRRTAGCLFCMAFLRKEHEPGAKRTEG; translated from the coding sequence TTGCAATCTTTTTTTAAAATAATAAAAGATATGGAAACCAAACTGCATGCTCTTTTAGCGGAAATGCAAGAGATAAAACAGAAAGCGCATGAGTTGGAAGAGGAAAATGCCCAGCTGAGAAAGAGGCTGGCTGCCGCCTGCCGGGAAAGAGGCGTTGTTTGCGCGGAGCAGGGTGAAGCGGAGAAAACAGGCGAGGGTTTTATTAACCTTCTGGAGCTTTATGATCAAGGTTTTCATGTATGCAATTTAAACTTCGGAGGCAGGCGAACGGCGGGGTGTCTTTTTTGTATGGCTTTTTTAAGAAAGGAGCATGAACCGGGCGCGAAGCGAACGGAAGGTTAA
- a CDS encoding AbrB/MazE/SpoVT family DNA-binding domain-containing protein, giving the protein MKSTGIVRKVDELGRVVIPIELRRTLGIDEKDALEIYVDAEKIILKKYEPACVFCGNASDVQHYRGKLVCRECAVSMFENTQAI; this is encoded by the coding sequence ATGAAATCCACAGGTATTGTAAGGAAAGTTGACGAACTGGGACGGGTGGTTATTCCTATCGAATTAAGGCGGACTTTGGGAATTGATGAGAAGGACGCGCTGGAAATTTACGTCGACGCGGAAAAGATTATCCTGAAGAAGTACGAGCCCGCCTGTGTTTTCTGCGGCAACGCATCCGACGTGCAGCATTACCGCGGCAAGCTGGTCTGCCGTGAATGCGCGGTAAGCATGTTCGAAAATACCCAGGCTATCTAA
- the rsmI gene encoding 16S rRNA (cytidine(1402)-2'-O)-methyltransferase: protein MEQRGTLYLCATPIGNLEDITLRALRVLREVDLIAAEDTRHTRKLLSHYDIHTPLTSYHEHNRQKKGEYLLNLLAAGKKIALVSDAGMPGISDPGTELVASALENNQKVVPVPGPSAGITALVVSGLPAGAFAFEGFLPAARKARRDKLAALSREPRTLIFYEAPHRLTATLIDFREIIGNRLMVAARELTKQHEEVVRGTVDEVLEHFRGKEPRGEFCLVLAGATGERLEVAETIQVSLEPAEHVARLEAEGAGRKEAIREVARIHGLPRREVYQAVVSKKQTK from the coding sequence ATGGAACAAAGAGGGACGCTGTATCTTTGCGCTACTCCCATCGGCAATTTGGAGGATATCACGTTGAGAGCCTTACGGGTATTGCGTGAAGTTGATTTAATCGCGGCCGAGGATACGCGCCACACGCGCAAGTTGCTGAGCCATTACGATATCCACACCCCGCTGACCAGCTACCATGAGCATAACCGCCAGAAAAAAGGAGAATATCTCCTAAATCTGCTTGCCGCGGGCAAAAAGATTGCCCTGGTATCCGATGCCGGCATGCCGGGTATCTCGGACCCCGGCACTGAATTGGTGGCGTCGGCGCTGGAAAATAACCAAAAGGTGGTTCCGGTGCCCGGTCCCAGCGCGGGCATCACCGCGCTGGTTGTGTCAGGACTGCCTGCCGGCGCTTTTGCTTTTGAAGGCTTTTTGCCGGCAGCCCGGAAGGCGCGGCGGGACAAGCTGGCCGCTTTGTCGCGTGAGCCGAGAACACTGATTTTTTATGAAGCGCCACATCGTTTGACGGCAACTCTGATTGATTTTCGGGAGATTATTGGAAACCGCCTGATGGTGGCTGCAAGAGAACTGACCAAACAGCACGAAGAAGTGGTAAGGGGTACGGTGGACGAGGTGCTGGAACATTTCCGGGGGAAAGAGCCCAGGGGAGAATTTTGTCTTGTTCTGGCCGGCGCCACGGGTGAGCGGTTGGAGGTGGCTGAAACAATACAGGTTTCTCTGGAACCGGCTGAGCATGTCGCCCGGCTTGAAGCGGAGGGCGCCGGGCGAAAGGAAGCCATTCGCGAGGTTGCCCGCATACATGGCTTGCCAAGGAGGGAGGTTTACCAGGCGGTGGTATCAAAAAAACAAACTAAGTAG